A section of the Malania oleifera isolate guangnan ecotype guangnan chromosome 2, ASM2987363v1, whole genome shotgun sequence genome encodes:
- the LOC131148879 gene encoding (R,S)-reticuline 7-O-methyltransferase-like, with amino-acid sequence MSTVHEEVDAKLKGEAHIWEVMLAFAGSMALKSAVELRIADIIHSHGRPISLRQIASAIDPPAAEITNLSRIMTLLVRKSIFTASPSPPSDGDPSSDTLYGLTPSSRWLLRDTEMTLAPMVLLENHPLLLSPWHQLSNCVTDGGTAFKKAHGSEIWEFAGANPEFNAMFNGAMACTARITLNAILAGYKDGLADMGSLVDVGGGTGSAIAEVVKACPHIQGINFDLPHVIATAPSFPGVSHVGGDMFECIPNADAVFMKWIMHDWGDEDCIKILKNCRKAIPVKNGKVILIDVVLQPHGKDLFDETRLAFDLIMLAHCSGGKERTELEWKNVLREGGFPCYKIIKIPALLSIIEAYPE; translated from the exons ATGTCAACAGTGCATGAGGAAGTTGATGCAAAGTTGAAGGGTGAAGCTCACATATGGGAAGTGATGCTTGCTTTTGCGGGCTCCATGGCTCTCAAATCCGCTGTGGAGCTCCGCATCGCCGACATCATACACTCCCACGGCCGTCCAATCAGCTTGCGCCAAATCGCCTCCGCCATCGACCCTCCCGCCGCCGAGATCACCAACCTTTCCCGCATCATGACACTTCTTGTCCGCAAGTCCATCTTCACCGCCAGTCCTTCTCCGCCGTCAGACGGCGACCCATCGTCAGACACCCTCTACGGCCTCACCCCTTCCTCCCGGTGGCTCCTCCGCGACACCGAGATGACCCTGGCGCCGATGGTGCTGCTGGAGAATCATCCCCTGCTGCTGTCCCCCTGGCATCAGCTCTCCAACTGCGTCACCGACGGCGGGACCGCCTTCAAGAAGGCTCACGGCAGCGAGATTTGGGAGTTCGCCGGCGCAAATCCGGAGTTTAACGCCATGTTCAACGGTGCGATGGCGTGTACAGCTAGGATCACGCTGAATGCCATCCTGGCGGGGTACAAGGACGGGCTTGCTGACATGGGATCCCTCGTGGACGTGGGAGGCGGGACTGGATCAGCCATTGCTGAGGTGGTGAAAGCGTGTCCACATATCCAGGGTATTAACTTTGACTTGCCACATGTCATCGCCACGGCGCCCTCATTCCCCGGAGTGTCCCATGTCGGCGGTGACATGTTTGAATGCATACCTAATGCTGATGCGGTTTTCATGAAG TGGATAATGCATGATTGGGGGGATGAAGATTGCattaaaatcttgaaaaattgtCGAAAAGCAATACCAGTGAAAAATGGTAAGGTGATACTTATTGATGTTGTTTTACAACCGCATGGTAAAGATTTGTTTGATGAGACGAGGTTAGCGTTTGATTTAATCATGCTTGCACACTGCTCCGGAGGAAAGGAAAGAACAGAGTTGGAATGGAAGAATGTGTTACGTGAAGGAGGATTTCCATGCTACAAAATCATTAAGATTCCAGCATTACTATCTATTATCGAGGCATATCCagaataa